The window CCTGTATGAGAAGATGTTTTCGTCCTCAAAAGAACAAAACCCCGAATCGTGGATATTCTGCGGCTTGACCCCGGAAGACTCAAGCTGCTGCCTTATTATGAGTTTCAAATCCACGAATTTTTTACCTTTTTTGTTCTTCACATAGATCTCCGGGAAAACATGGGCAAGCTCCTTCGACACCTCAAAATGCCGGC is drawn from Candidatus Omnitrophota bacterium and contains these coding sequences:
- a CDS encoding polyphenol oxidase family protein, with protein sequence RHFEVSKELAHVFPEIYVKNKKGKKFVDLKLIIRQQLESSGVKPQNIHDSGFCSFEDENIFSYRRDKSPERGCAFIRLL